One region of Hydrogenobaculum sp. Y04AAS1 genomic DNA includes:
- the murD gene encoding UDP-N-acetylmuramoyl-L-alanine--D-glutamate ligase — MAYLVWGKGRSGLAAFNLLKAKGFKAYIGDDKEDKNLWQDVWNEIDTVVLSPGIPPFHPLWKEAIKSSKEVIGETELAYRFYKGKNIIAVTGTDGKSTTVHLIHHFTSFKEGGNFGTPFSEIVLDNDKENVALEASSFQGKTLDTFRPNVGVFLNFSKDHLDWHPSLEDYLLSKQKIFKNQTQEDILILNAQKPVCDTPSLAKKIFFGENGDLKVVGSDVYYKDELLIENISHPSLKGLHNLYNIAVASFVAFSMGISLEEIKKNLETFEALPFRYQYLGNFEGIDICNDSKSTTVNALMSALESTKAPILLIAGGIDKGGDFSSIEAYKDKIKAVFLYGKDKNLIKDQIEHFLKVYVLEDLESALLKVKEQARKGDTILFSPACASFDMFESYKHRGEVFNELVKKHFNS; from the coding sequence GTGGCGTATCTTGTTTGGGGAAAAGGAAGAAGCGGTTTAGCGGCTTTTAACCTTTTAAAAGCAAAAGGTTTTAAGGCTTATATAGGGGACGATAAAGAAGATAAAAATCTTTGGCAAGATGTCTGGAATGAGATAGACACAGTAGTTTTATCGCCTGGTATACCACCTTTTCATCCTCTTTGGAAAGAGGCTATAAAATCTTCAAAAGAAGTAATAGGAGAAACCGAATTAGCTTATAGATTTTACAAAGGTAAAAATATAATAGCAGTAACAGGTACCGATGGCAAATCTACCACTGTGCATCTTATACATCATTTCACCTCTTTTAAAGAAGGAGGTAACTTCGGCACACCTTTTAGCGAAATAGTCCTTGATAACGATAAAGAGAATGTAGCGCTAGAAGCATCTTCTTTTCAAGGGAAAACCTTGGATACGTTTAGACCAAACGTAGGTGTATTTTTAAACTTTTCGAAAGATCACCTTGATTGGCATCCAAGCTTAGAAGACTATCTTTTGTCAAAACAGAAGATATTTAAAAATCAAACACAAGAAGATATATTGATATTAAATGCCCAAAAACCAGTATGCGATACTCCTTCTTTAGCTAAAAAGATATTTTTTGGTGAAAATGGGGATTTGAAAGTTGTGGGAAGTGATGTATATTACAAAGATGAACTTTTGATAGAGAATATATCTCATCCTTCTTTAAAAGGTCTTCACAATCTTTATAATATTGCGGTTGCTAGTTTTGTGGCTTTTAGTATGGGTATAAGTTTAGAAGAGATAAAAAAGAACTTAGAAACCTTCGAAGCACTTCCTTTTAGATACCAATACTTAGGAAACTTTGAAGGTATCGATATATGCAACGATTCTAAATCCACAACGGTAAATGCCCTTATGAGCGCTTTAGAATCTACCAAAGCCCCTATTCTTCTTATAGCTGGTGGTATAGATAAAGGAGGGGATTTTTCTTCTATTGAGGCTTACAAAGATAAGATTAAAGCCGTATTTTTGTATGGAAAAGATAAAAATCTAATAAAAGATCAAATTGAGCATTTTTTAAAAGTGTATGTATTGGAGGATTTGGAAAGCGCTCTTCTAAAGGTCAAAGAGCAGGCAAGAAAAGGTGATACTATACTTTTTTCTCCAGCTTGCGCTTCTTTTGATATGTTTGAAAGTTATAAGCATAGAGGTGAGGTTTTTAACGAGCTTGTAAAAAAGCATTTTAATAGTTGA
- a CDS encoding FAD-dependent oxidoreductase — MKKVLVLGGGIAGVEVASLLSEYGFDVTLVSNRDYYYIYPLAIWIPVERIKFNDIKMNLNNLALIHNFRFIKDEVLSIKAKEKEVVLKENGSLKDFDYLVIALGGSKVNPKGMEYAYSICSEPTQALELREAIQKLVLKGSGKIAIGFGGNPKDPSGVRGGPAFELLLNLDDYLRKLNLRENFEITFFAPMDKPGIRLGEKAYNSAMDMLKKLNINIKTGKKIKEFQKDGVVLEDGEKIEADVIAFIPATDGHKAIKESDLPQNEAGFIKIDDTTKVIDFDYVYAIGDSAALEGPDWKAKQGHLAEAMARVCAFNIALKEDKAKGAPKSYKEHMSIICLMDMGTKGAGLVYRNDKKAIFLPMPVIGHYLKKLWGMHFKLVKMKKVPKLPYINY, encoded by the coding sequence ATGAAAAAGGTATTGGTATTAGGCGGTGGTATAGCTGGTGTAGAGGTAGCTTCTTTGCTTAGTGAATATGGTTTTGACGTAACGCTTGTTTCAAATAGAGATTACTACTATATATATCCACTGGCTATATGGATACCTGTAGAGAGGATAAAATTTAACGATATAAAGATGAATCTAAACAACTTAGCCTTAATACATAACTTTAGATTTATCAAAGATGAAGTTTTGTCTATAAAAGCCAAAGAAAAGGAAGTAGTACTAAAAGAGAATGGTAGTTTAAAAGATTTTGATTATCTTGTGATAGCCCTTGGGGGATCTAAAGTAAATCCAAAAGGCATGGAATACGCTTACTCTATATGCTCAGAACCCACTCAAGCATTAGAACTAAGAGAAGCAATCCAAAAGCTTGTTTTAAAAGGTTCTGGTAAAATAGCTATAGGTTTTGGTGGCAATCCAAAAGACCCATCTGGTGTAAGAGGAGGACCTGCTTTTGAGCTTTTATTAAACTTAGACGATTACCTTAGAAAACTAAATCTAAGAGAGAACTTTGAAATAACATTTTTTGCGCCGATGGATAAACCAGGTATTAGACTTGGAGAAAAAGCTTACAACAGCGCCATGGATATGCTCAAAAAACTAAATATAAACATAAAAACCGGTAAGAAGATAAAAGAGTTTCAAAAAGATGGCGTAGTGTTAGAAGATGGTGAAAAGATAGAAGCAGATGTTATAGCCTTTATACCAGCCACTGATGGGCATAAAGCTATAAAAGAATCCGATTTACCACAAAACGAAGCTGGGTTTATAAAAATAGACGATACCACAAAAGTAATTGATTTTGATTATGTATACGCTATAGGTGATTCCGCCGCTTTAGAAGGACCAGATTGGAAAGCCAAACAAGGACATCTTGCCGAAGCAATGGCAAGAGTTTGCGCTTTTAATATAGCTCTAAAAGAAGATAAAGCTAAAGGAGCACCAAAAAGCTATAAAGAGCATATGAGTATAATATGCCTTATGGACATGGGCACAAAAGGAGCCGGGCTTGTTTATAGAAACGATAAAAAAGCAATATTCTTACCTATGCCTGTGATAGGGCATTACCTCAAAAAACTTTGGGGTATGCACTTTAAATTGGTGAAAATGAAAAAAGTACCAAAGCTTCCATACATCAACTATTAA
- a CDS encoding glycosyltransferase family 39 protein, whose protein sequence is MNFKNVFLINVFFLIFRITYVLFYPISLDPEEVQYWDWARHIDFSYYSKPPLVAYLNFVSMHLFGINNLAVRIWPILFAFIMLNFSYFFVKKIYGPSAAFWSSVIPNTVIGFNINAILMTTDAPFLFFWGLSVIAMYEALHKNKLRDYIYLGIFAGLAFLAKYTAVFLVLGFIYAFIYKKDVLKSFKPYLSMLIATVLGIQVIIWNAFHHFDGFKHVGALAGIEDDASVKALRVLNFLGGQIGVLSIVWFFVFLYASFKSLKQKDHNDMYFIILSWPILLFFAILSINTNVQANWPDFAYFSAFILISKYFEAFRKKILYIGFSMLITILVMFTPILDLIGLGNILKPIHDPTKFLAGWDKLGAFVSRFYKPGDLVFSDYYQIAGELAFYMKDHPEVFCINLGTRMNEFYLWQPLMKNDIGHDGIFVSVHPIDDKVLSGFKKIIYQTTYTVYWRSKPVETYYIYVLKDYNGHIKQVKTRSY, encoded by the coding sequence ATGAACTTTAAAAATGTCTTCTTAATAAATGTGTTTTTTCTGATCTTTAGGATAACGTACGTGCTTTTTTACCCTATATCCTTGGACCCAGAAGAAGTTCAGTATTGGGACTGGGCTAGACATATAGATTTTAGCTACTACTCAAAACCTCCTTTGGTGGCATATTTAAACTTTGTCTCGATGCATCTTTTTGGTATAAACAATTTAGCTGTTAGAATATGGCCCATTTTGTTTGCTTTTATAATGTTAAACTTTTCTTATTTTTTTGTTAAAAAAATATATGGTCCATCTGCTGCCTTCTGGTCTTCTGTTATACCAAACACCGTCATAGGCTTTAACATAAACGCAATACTGATGACCACCGATGCGCCTTTTTTGTTTTTCTGGGGACTTAGTGTCATAGCAATGTACGAAGCCCTTCATAAGAATAAATTAAGAGACTACATATACCTTGGCATATTTGCAGGACTTGCTTTTTTAGCAAAGTATACCGCTGTTTTTTTGGTGCTTGGTTTTATTTATGCTTTTATATATAAAAAAGATGTTCTTAAAAGCTTTAAACCTTATCTTTCAATGTTAATAGCTACAGTACTTGGCATTCAAGTGATAATATGGAATGCTTTTCATCACTTCGATGGGTTTAAGCATGTGGGGGCTTTGGCGGGAATAGAAGATGATGCTAGTGTTAAAGCCCTAAGGGTTTTGAATTTCCTAGGAGGGCAAATTGGAGTGTTATCAATAGTCTGGTTTTTTGTATTTTTATACGCTTCTTTTAAAAGCCTAAAACAAAAAGACCACAATGATATGTATTTTATCATTTTATCTTGGCCTATTTTGCTATTTTTTGCTATTCTTAGTATAAATACAAACGTACAAGCCAATTGGCCAGATTTTGCTTACTTTAGTGCGTTTATTTTAATATCAAAATATTTTGAGGCTTTTAGAAAAAAGATACTTTATATAGGTTTTTCTATGCTTATAACAATACTTGTGATGTTTACACCAATTCTTGATTTAATAGGTCTTGGTAATATTTTAAAACCCATTCACGATCCTACAAAATTTTTGGCAGGCTGGGATAAGCTTGGTGCTTTTGTATCAAGATTTTACAAACCTGGGGATTTGGTGTTTAGCGATTACTATCAAATAGCTGGGGAGCTTGCTTTTTATATGAAAGACCATCCTGAAGTGTTTTGTATAAATTTAGGTACAAGGATGAATGAGTTTTATCTATGGCAACCTCTTATGAAAAACGATATAGGGCACGATGGGATCTTTGTAAGCGTTCATCCGATAGATGACAAAGTTTTATCTGGCTTTAAAAAAATAATATATCAAACCACTTACACCGTTTACTGGAGATCTAAACCTGTAGAAACCTACTATATATATGTATTAAAAGATTACAACGGGCATATAAAACAGGTAAAGACACGTAGTTATTAA
- a CDS encoding BamA/TamA family outer membrane protein has product MKKIMLIVILLLINKAFGEAIITSNYPLAKNNFSKVITKENLKRMIGIIKNIDYVKDVKVLGFKEDKPILYIERYPIIKHVKITGNTFYHAIDLIPIANIRPGTPVKESIGKKEKLIKEFLEEFYKDHGFLKAKVKDKITESKDGYLNVYINIKEGNLYFIKDVFVNGKKFKNDNLPIGDIANIKNLNKIYNIVRKHFGKNARVFVYQEKLKTLITKRPFKAIFGAQNIKHNIFHIVGVFVNDISKFLNYPIPFTKVALGEGGVVDIYYKVYQRPLGSISFEGNKAFNDKILKKVANISDIDIFTLQQAKGNILRFYKDMGYLDAKIHYKVNKEYTNAIFYIEEGQRYKLNNISSNCKALEDFIKKHYKVKDNYLDLFKIKALVKEYHKKLKKEGYIYGFSYKYNVEKLPNYQANINININKGYKIILGRIIVKGTKNRHILDIFKSYKTPREYNAKDIEDLYKDSILTAKKYGYFDVKIKPVAQVKTIGKHYYKYIYTFDINLGKRYENGNTVIYGYNHTLEHSIQYMAALPKYYSLEDERRAIKNLQESSIFSAVNLETFLNKKQKKVDRLIELQEGKRGFFRVKAGYNTEQRLILDSSLMWADLFGTPAMAIFNYNISSLNTTYKLGISDKFLFSKNYLGDIFYQRDFEIHNSYYFLSKGINLDIGRRIGNYYTFSIGYSRTRDYVYNAPIQDNGYSNQETVSFNLTRDYKNRSINPTKIGYDNVSFTKSLQTGYNSFNINTYYLIHIIDKIFYSFKFGFGAENDGLIYQRFFLGGLKDMMGYNFEDIGSPEGGKYYGFLRNEIDFPIKSPFNLALFTDVGNVANNISGITKNIKQDVGAGVFVYTPIGPVRFDVAKPITKIPNINSSIKYYISIGYFY; this is encoded by the coding sequence ATGAAAAAAATAATGTTAATAGTTATTTTACTTTTAATAAACAAAGCTTTTGGAGAAGCTATTATAACATCAAATTATCCTTTGGCAAAAAATAACTTCTCAAAAGTTATCACAAAAGAGAATCTAAAAAGAATGATAGGTATTATAAAAAATATAGATTATGTAAAAGATGTAAAAGTTTTGGGCTTTAAAGAAGATAAACCTATTTTATACATAGAAAGATATCCAATAATAAAGCATGTAAAAATAACCGGCAACACCTTTTACCATGCTATAGACCTCATACCGATAGCAAATATAAGACCTGGCACACCTGTAAAAGAGTCTATTGGAAAAAAAGAAAAGCTAATAAAAGAGTTTTTAGAGGAGTTTTACAAAGATCATGGGTTTTTGAAAGCAAAGGTAAAAGACAAAATAACAGAAAGCAAAGATGGATATTTAAATGTATATATCAACATAAAAGAGGGAAATCTCTACTTTATAAAGGATGTTTTTGTAAATGGAAAAAAGTTCAAAAATGATAATCTTCCAATAGGTGATATAGCAAACATCAAAAACCTAAACAAAATATACAACATAGTAAGAAAACACTTTGGTAAAAACGCGAGGGTTTTTGTATATCAAGAAAAGCTAAAAACGCTTATCACAAAAAGACCTTTTAAGGCTATCTTTGGAGCACAAAATATAAAACATAACATATTTCATATAGTGGGGGTTTTTGTAAACGATATCTCAAAATTTTTAAACTATCCAATACCTTTTACAAAAGTAGCCCTTGGAGAAGGTGGTGTAGTAGATATTTATTACAAAGTCTATCAAAGACCTTTAGGGAGTATCTCTTTTGAAGGCAACAAAGCTTTTAACGATAAAATCTTAAAAAAGGTGGCAAATATAAGCGATATAGATATATTTACACTACAACAAGCAAAAGGAAACATCTTAAGATTTTACAAAGATATGGGTTATCTTGATGCAAAAATCCACTACAAGGTAAACAAAGAGTATACAAACGCCATATTTTACATAGAAGAGGGTCAAAGGTACAAACTAAACAATATATCTTCCAACTGCAAAGCTTTGGAAGATTTTATAAAAAAGCACTATAAAGTTAAAGATAATTATTTGGATTTATTTAAAATAAAAGCTCTCGTAAAAGAATATCACAAAAAACTTAAAAAAGAAGGATACATATATGGATTTTCCTACAAATACAACGTAGAGAAGTTGCCAAACTATCAAGCAAACATAAATATAAACATAAACAAAGGTTATAAGATTATATTAGGCCGTATCATAGTAAAAGGCACTAAAAACAGACACATCCTAGATATTTTTAAAAGCTATAAAACTCCAAGAGAATACAATGCAAAAGACATAGAAGACCTTTACAAAGATAGTATCTTAACCGCTAAGAAATACGGATATTTTGACGTAAAAATAAAGCCAGTGGCACAGGTAAAAACTATAGGCAAACATTATTACAAATACATATATACGTTTGATATAAACTTAGGTAAAAGATACGAAAACGGAAACACGGTGATATATGGCTACAACCACACATTAGAGCATAGCATCCAATATATGGCAGCATTACCAAAGTATTACTCCTTAGAGGACGAAAGAAGGGCGATAAAAAATCTACAAGAAAGCTCAATATTTAGTGCAGTAAACTTAGAAACGTTTTTAAATAAAAAACAAAAGAAAGTGGATAGACTCATAGAACTCCAAGAGGGTAAAAGAGGGTTTTTTAGAGTAAAAGCAGGTTACAACACAGAACAAAGGTTGATATTAGATAGTTCCTTGATGTGGGCAGATTTATTTGGCACACCGGCGATGGCGATATTCAACTACAACATATCCAGCTTAAACACCACTTACAAACTTGGTATATCTGACAAATTTTTATTTTCTAAAAATTACTTAGGGGATATTTTCTATCAAAGGGATTTTGAAATACACAACAGCTATTACTTTTTATCAAAAGGCATAAACCTTGATATAGGAAGAAGGATAGGAAATTATTATACCTTTAGCATAGGCTATTCCAGGACAAGAGACTATGTTTACAACGCTCCTATTCAAGACAACGGATATTCAAATCAAGAAACCGTTAGCTTCAACCTCACAAGAGATTACAAAAATAGATCCATAAACCCCACAAAAATAGGCTATGACAACGTTAGTTTCACCAAAAGCCTACAAACCGGTTACAACAGTTTTAATATAAATACATACTATCTTATACATATAATAGATAAGATATTTTATAGTTTTAAATTTGGGTTTGGAGCAGAAAACGACGGCCTTATATACCAAAGGTTTTTCTTAGGTGGTCTTAAGGATATGATGGGTTATAACTTTGAAGATATAGGTTCTCCAGAAGGCGGAAAATATTACGGGTTTTTAAGAAACGAGATAGATTTTCCCATCAAAAGCCCCTTTAACTTGGCACTTTTCACAGATGTCGGCAACGTAGCCAACAACATATCTGGTATTACAAAAAATATAAAACAAGATGTTGGTGCTGGTGTATTTGTATATACACCGATTGGCCCTGTAAGATTTGATGTAGCAAAACCCATCACAAAAATACCAAACATAAACTCTTCTATAAAATACTATATATCAATAGGATATTTTTATTGA